GACGCCCTTCGGAAAGCCTTCCTACCATACCAAAATCAATGATGGCAATCCGGTTTCCTGGCAGATAGAAGATATTGCCGGAATGCGGATCAGCGTGAAAATAGCCATCCTCAACAATCATTTTAAGCACCGCGTGTGCACCTCGACGAGCAAGGACTTTGCGGTCAAGTCCGGCTTGATCGACTGCCTGAAGATCACGTCCCGGGATTCCTGTAATAAACTCCTGCACACAGATTCGCTCGCCGGTCCAGGTCCAATAAACTCGTGGGATTATGATCTGGGGCAGTTCAGTCTCGCAGCTAGTATCTTTGCCGTCGGGATTGTTCTTATCGTGATACCCGGTAAAATTGTCTCTGATTCGCTCTGCATTGCGGCACTCAACGGCAAAATCAAGTTCCTGTCGTAGTGACTGGGTAAACTGACTCACTACTTCTAGAGGGTGAAAGGCGCGCAATTCCTCACTTTCAGCTTCAGCAAGCTGTGCAAGCCTTGCTAACCAGCGCAGATCGGCTTCGATAATCGGACGGATACCGGGGCGACGCACCTTTACTATCACCTCGCTGCCGTCTTCCAAGCGGGCGCGGTGAACTTGGGCGATTGAGGCGGCCGCCAGCGGCTCGCGACTAAAGGCGGCAAACACCTCCTCGGGTTGAGCACCGAGGTCTTCAGTGAGCTGCCTGCGAACATCGTCCCAGGGGGCAGCGGGTGCACTGTCCTGCAGTTTGCTGAATTCGGCGATCCATTCCGGTTCAAACAGATCCACGCGGGTGGCGAGTACCTGACCGAGCTTGACGAAGGTCGGCCCCATCTCCTCCAACGCCAGGCGCACCCGTTCGGGCGGCGGCACATGAGCGAATCCTTCCGCTTTATCCCAGTGCACCGCCCGCCCGGCTCGCTCCAGCGCATTGGCGAGCCCCATTCTTTGTACAAGGTCGCCGAAACCGTAGCGGATCAGGATCGATGCAATGTCTTGCAGTCTGCCAAGATCGCGCACTGCTGTCATCGCCTGCCACAGCATCAGTTGACCTTATCCCTGTCTTGAGGGTGATGGCCTGGCTTGACATGCTCGGTCAAGGTCTCCTTCAATTGCACGCCCACAGCGGAACTATCGATAGTGTACTCCCGTAGTACTGGTTGGCGCTTGAGGCCGCTTAGCAGGGATTCCAGGAAAGACTTCTCCATAATTTTCAGGTTGGCACGAGCATGGGCAAGATCCTCATTGAAAAATATCTGCGCGCTGTCTTCGGTTTCTTCCAGAGGCAGTCTGGATGCTTCAGCACACTGCTCCAGCGCCGCATCCAGTCCGGCAACGGCCTGTTTGATGTGTGCACATGCAGTTTTGTTTTGTAACGCAGGCAGTTTCAGCCCCTTTTGTATTCCTGTCCCCGCACCACGCAGCACGGCACTCGTGATCATGCGCATGGTTTCGATATCGACTGAGTTTCCGCTAATCGTGCGCAAAATGAGTTGTCGAACCACTTCCAGCACATCGTGACTCTGCTCGATGGCGCTTCGGACTTCAGCTTCAATCCTGTGCATATCGCTGTCATTGAAAATTATGTTATTTTGCATGGCAATCTCTTTTAATAGCGGCCTGAATAATGTTATGTCATCTGATCCAATCAGTCAGCGCATCCAGCGCTTTGTTGGCAGCCTCTCTGGTGGCGGCAACTGCTTTCCGGGCGGTATTCCTGGCAGTTTCTGCCGCATGCTGAGCCGCTTCTTTACCGGATTCGGTCACTTTTTTTACTGAGTGTTCACTCTTCTGCGCTGCATCCCTGACGGCTTCAAGCGCTTGATCAGCCGCTTCCGAGGTTTTTTGCAGCGCCTCCCGGGTGGCATTCATAGTTTTGTCGACGAGCGTGGCATCAAACTCGGCAAGTCGGCCTTGGGCCGCCTTCAGATTTTCCTGAATGCGGGTATGCAAGTCGTCGATCTTCTCGCTGGTTTGCTCTGCAGTCGCCTGTAAAAGCGCATCGGCATCCGCAACTATCTTCTTTACGTCGTCGATAAGTTTTTCTTTGGTCGTGGAATTGATTTTTTTTGGGTTAGACATGACACACC
Above is a window of Trichlorobacter lovleyi SZ DNA encoding:
- a CDS encoding ABC1 kinase family protein, which encodes MLWQAMTAVRDLGRLQDIASILIRYGFGDLVQRMGLANALERAGRAVHWDKAEGFAHVPPPERVRLALEEMGPTFVKLGQVLATRVDLFEPEWIAEFSKLQDSAPAAPWDDVRRQLTEDLGAQPEEVFAAFSREPLAAASIAQVHRARLEDGSEVIVKVRRPGIRPIIEADLRWLARLAQLAEAESEELRAFHPLEVVSQFTQSLRQELDFAVECRNAERIRDNFTGYHDKNNPDGKDTSCETELPQIIIPRVYWTWTGERICVQEFITGIPGRDLQAVDQAGLDRKVLARRGAHAVLKMIVEDGYFHADPHSGNIFYLPGNRIAIIDFGMVGRLSEGRRDQLIRLLLGLVRQKPERVTTVMLDWASYGSVDEGALELEIQSFVDQYHGVALKHLSLGTMLSDLAAILRRHHLTLPADLTLLVKTFITLEGMGRELDPNFDMAGEAMPLLEQAMRVRHTPSAIIKRSWEATGEALSLLADLPQDLSRLLRAARRGRLEIHIDVTHLKRVGNQLDSAVNRLVVGIVVAALIIGSSIVMTVTGGPSLIGLSFFALFGFSGAVIGGLWLLVSIWKSSRADREKPQ
- a CDS encoding DUF6781 family protein, which codes for MQNNIIFNDSDMHRIEAEVRSAIEQSHDVLEVVRQLILRTISGNSVDIETMRMITSAVLRGAGTGIQKGLKLPALQNKTACAHIKQAVAGLDAALEQCAEASRLPLEETEDSAQIFFNEDLAHARANLKIMEKSFLESLLSGLKRQPVLREYTIDSSAVGVQLKETLTEHVKPGHHPQDRDKVN
- a CDS encoding DUF883 family protein: MSNPKKINSTTKEKLIDDVKKIVADADALLQATAEQTSEKIDDLHTRIQENLKAAQGRLAEFDATLVDKTMNATREALQKTSEAADQALEAVRDAAQKSEHSVKKVTESGKEAAQHAAETARNTARKAVAATREAANKALDALTDWIR